A segment of the Acidobacteriota bacterium genome:
TCGTTGCCGGGGAAGGGCTCGTGGGCGTCGTCGTTGCCGCGCTCGTCGCTCTCGGCGCCGCGTCGAAGGGCCGGCCGCCGTTTGTCGGGGGGGTGCCGGGCGAGGCCGTCACGTTCGCTCTCCTGCTCCTCGTCTGCGCGTTCCTCGTGAGAGCCGGCCGGCGCGGCTGACGCGCAACCCTTTTCGCGCCCCGGCCGTATTCTCCAGTCGATGAAGAACCGCCTGAGCCTCTTCGCCCTCCTGCTGCCGGTGTGCCTGCTCTTCCCTTCGCCCCTCGATGCCGCCGGGCCCGACGGCCCGCCCGAGGCGCGGCTCCTGCGCTACCCCGACGCGTGGGGCGATTTCGTCGTCTTCACGTACGCAGGCGACCTCTGGCGCGCGCCCATTGCGGGCGGCGCCGCGTACCGCCTCACGACGCACGCGGGGCAGGAGGTCTTCCCGAAGATCTCGCCCGACGGAAAGTGGATCGCGTTCTCGGCCGAGTATTCGGGGACGCGGCAGGTCTACGTGATCCCGGCCTGGGGCGGCGAGCCGAGGCAGCTCACGTTCTACAACGACGCGGGGCCGATGCCGCCGCGCGGCGGGTTCGACGACTGGGTGATGGGCTGGACGAAGGACGGAAAGATCCTCGTCCGGATGAACCGCGTCCCGTGGAACAGCCGCATGGGCCGCTACTTCGTCGTCGACCCCAAGGGCGGCCTCGAGACGCCGCTGGAGATCCCGGAGGGCGGCTCGGCCTCGTTCTCGCCGGACGGGACGAAGCTCGCCTACTGCCCGGTGGACCGCGAGTTCCGGACGTGGAAGCGGACGCTCGGCGGGCGCGCGCAGGACGTCTACGTCTACGACTTCGCTTCGAAGGCGTCCGAGCGCGTCACGGACTGGAAGGGCACCGACAACTTCCCGATGTGGAACGGGGACACGATCTGGTTCACGTCCGACCGCGACCACACGCTCAACCTCTTCGGCTACGACGTGAAGACGAAGAAGACGCGGAAGGCCACGGCTTTCACGGACTTCGACGTGCTGTGGCCGTCGCTCGCCTCGGACCGGAGCGCGATCGTCTTCATGAACGGCGGGCACGTCTGGCGTTTCGACCCGAAGACGGAGAAGGCCGCGAAGGTCGCGATCACGCTCGCGTCGGACCGCGCCCCGCTCGGGACGGCGTGGAAGGACGTCAAGGAGTTCGTCCGCGGCGCGAGCCTCTCGCCGAGCGGTGCCCGTGTGATCCTCGAGGCGCGCGGCGACCTCTTCAGCGTGCCCGCGAAGGACGGCCAGACGCGCGCCCTCACGGACACGCAGGGGGTGCGCGAGCGCGCGCCCGCGTGGTCGCCCGACGGGAAGCGGTTCGCGTACCTCTCGGACGCGACCGGCGAGTACGAGATTTGGGTTCGTGCGGCCGACGGCTCCGGCGAGCCGAAACAGGTCACGAAGGACGGCGCGCCGTGGAAGTTCGACCCGGCGTGGAGCCCGGACGGCAAGAAGCTCGCGTACGGCGACCGGAGACACCGCCTGCGCGTCCTAGACGTGGAGTCGGGCGCGATCGCCGACGTGGACACGGGCACACGAGAGGACCTCGACACCTACACGTGGTCGCCCGACTCGAAGTGGCTCGCCTACGAGAAGAGCCACCCGACGCGCCTGCCGGGGATCGCCGTGTGGTCCGCCGACACGAAGAAGACGTCTCTTCTCGGCGACGGGCTGACGCGCGACCACAACCCCGCGTTCTCGGCAGACGGCAAGTACCTCTTCTTCCTCTCCGAGCGCGACTACCCGCTGGTCTTCTCGGCGTACGAGTTCAATTACGTGTACCCCCGCGCGACGCGCGTCTACGTCGCGGCGCTCGCGGCCGGCACGCCGTCCCTCTTCCCGCCGAAGAACGACGAGGAGAAGGGGACGGACGCGAAGGACAAGGCCGAGAAGGACAAGACGGACAAGTCCGAGAAGGACGCCGACAAGAAGAAGGACGAAAAGCCGGACAGGAAGGACGCGTCTCCGACCGTGGTCGACGGGGACGGTTTCGTCCTTCGCACGCAGGCGCTGCCGGGCGTCCCCGCGGGCAACTATCCGGAGATGGCCGCGACCGCGGACGCCGTCTGGTACGCCCGGGGAGGAGACGTTGACGGCGGTGCGGCCGGGCGCGCCCTGTACCGCTTCGACCTCAAGGAGCGCAAGGAAGAGAAGGCGCTCGACGGCGTCGCCGGCTGGGAGCTCTCCCGCGACGGCAAGAGGATCCTCTATCGCGCCGGCTCCGACTGGTTCGTGACGGACGCCAAGGCGGCCGCAAAAAACGGTGAGGGCAAGCTCGACCTCTCGGGCCTGAAGGTGAAGCTCGACGTCGCGGCCGAAACGAAGCAGATGTGGGACGACGCCTGGCGCATCGTCCGCGACTGGTTCTACGACGAAAAGATGCACGGCGTGGACTGGGCCGGACTGAAGAAGCGGTACGGCGCGCTCGTCCCGTACGTCGCGCACCGCGCCGACCTCGACTTCCTCTTCGGCGAGATCATGGGTGAGCTCGAGGCGGGGCACACGTACGTCGCGAACGGCGACGAGCCGAAGGTGCCGCGCGTCGCGGGCGGGATGCTCGGCTGCGAGTTCGCGGCCGACGCGTCGGGCCGCTACCGCATCGCGAAGGTCTTCGCGGGCGAGAACTGGGACGACGGCTGGCGCTCGCCGCTCACGGAGCCGGGCGTGGGCGTGAAGGAAGGGACCTTCCTCCTCGCGATCGACGGCCGCGACCTGACGACGGCTGACAACCCGTACCGGCTCCTCGAAGGCAAGGGCGGAAAGCTCGTTTCCCTCCTCGTCTCGGACAAGCCCGCACGGGAAGGCGCGCGCACCGTCCAGGTCCGGACGATCACGTCCGAGCAGAACCTGCGCTATCTCGACTGGGTGAAGAGCCGCATGGCGATGGTCGATCGGCTCTCCGGCGGCAAGGTCGGCTACCTCCACCTTCCGGACACCGCGCAGCCGGGCAACCGGATGCTCCAGAAGCTTTTCTACTCGCAGGCTTCGAAGCCCGCGCTCCTCATCGACGACCGCTACAACGGCGGCGGCTTCATCCCGGACCGGATGATCGAGGTCTTCTCGCGCAAGACGCTCGCGTTCTGGGCGCGCCGCGGCCTCGAGAGCAACCGCGCGCCGGGCTTCGCGCACGACGGCCCGAAGGCCATGCTCATCAACTCCTATTCGTCGTCGGGCGGCGACGCGCTGCCGTACTTCTTCCGCGTGAACGGCCTCGGACCCGTCATCGGGATGCGCACGTGGGGCGGGCTCATCGGGCTCTCCGGAGGCCCGTCGCTCGTGGACGGCGGGGCCGTCCAGGTCCCGACGTTCCGGATCTACGACCGCGAGGGGAAGTGGGTCGTCGAGAACGAGGGCGTCGCGCCCGACATCGAGGTCTTCGACGACGCCGGCTCGCGCGTGAAGGGCGGCGATCCGACGCTCGAGAAGGGCGTCGCGGTCCTCCTCAAGGAGCTCGAGAAGCCGGGCGCGTGGAAGGACCCGAAGGCCCCCGTTCCGCCCGACATGGCGGCGCAGAAGCCCTAGGAACGGAGCGTCAGGGTTCCTCGTCGTAGGCGGGGAACCACTGACGCGCCACGACGCCGGCGCGAAGTTGCGCAGCGGCGGCGGCCGGCGCGAGGCCCTCGCGCACGGCCGCTTCCGCGACCGCGCACGCGACCTCCACGGCCACGCTGCGCAGCTCGCCGAGCGGCGGCAGGAGCGACGCGGCCGGATCCGTCAGCGCGGGCGACAGCTCCGCGAGGCGCCGGGCGGCGGCCAGCAGCATCCCGTCCGAAACGCGCCGCGCGCCCGCGGCGGCGACGCCGAGGCCGACGGCCGGGAAGATGAAGACGTTGTTGCACTGGGAAATGATCCACGCGCGCCCGCCGAGGACCGCGGGCGGACAGGGCGAGCCGGTGGCGACGAGCGCGCGCCCGTCCGTCCACTTGATGAGGTCCTCGGGGCGCGCTTCCGCCCGCGCGGTCGGGTTCGAGAGCGGGAAGATGACGGGCCGCGGTGTCTTCGCCGCCATCGCGCGGACGATCGCCTCCGTGAAGGCGCCGGCCGCCGTCGAGAGGCCGATGAGGGCCGTAGCCTCGACGCCGCCGATCACGTCCGCGAGGCCGACGGCGCCGCGGTGCGTGCGCGGCCAGCTCGCGACGTCCTCCGCCGCGCGCGCGTAGACGCGCTGCTCGGGGGCGAGCCCCGCCCGCGTGTCCAGGAGGAGGCCGTCCACGTCCACGATCCAGAAGCGACGGCGCGCCTCGGCGTCGGACAGTCCCTCGGCGACCATCTCCGCCCGGAGGGTGTCGGCGACGCCGATCGCCGCCGAGCCCGCCCCGAGGAACACGATCGTCTGCTCGGGCAGGCTGCGGCCCGCAACGCGCGTCGCCGCGAGGAGCGCGCCGAGCGCGACGGCCGCCGTGCCCTGGATGTCGTCGTTGAACGTGAGGAGCGAATCGCGGTAGCGGTTCAGGAGGGGCCGCGCGTTCGGCGTCGCGAAGTCCTCCCACTGGAGGAGCGTCCCGGGCAGCTCCGTCTTGACGGCCTCGACGAACTGGTCGACGAACTCGAAGTACGCCTCGCCCGACACCCGCTTCTGGCGGAAGCCGAAGTACTGCGGGTCGCCCAGCAGCTCCTCGTTGTTCGTGCCGACGTCGAGGACGATCGGAAGGGTGCGCGCCGGCGGGACGCCGCCGATGAGCGTGTAGAGCGTGAGCTTGCCGATCGGGATGCCGAGGCCGCCGACGCCCTGGTCGCCGATGCCGAGGATGCGCTCGCCGTCCGTCACGACGACGACGTCGACGTCCGGGTTCGGGCGGTTGCGCAGCAGCTCGGAGATCGAATCGCGCATGTCGTAGGGAATGAAGAGGCCGCGCGGGCGCCGGTAGATGTGGCTGAACTGCTGGCACGCCTCGGCGACGACCGGCGTGTAGACGATCGGCAGCATCTCCTCGATGTGGGCGAGGAGGAGGCGGTAAAAGAGGATCTCGTTCGTGTCCTGCAGGGCGCGCAGCTGGATGTGCCGCCCGAGGGGCGTGCGCTTGGCGAGAAAGGCCTCGTACGCGCGGACGAGCTGGTCGTCGATCGTCTCGATCTGATGCGGCAGGAGGCCGTGGAGGCCGAGGCGCGTCCGCTCGGCGGCCGTGAAGGCGGTCCCCTTGTTCCACGCCGGAGACTGCAGGAGCTGCATCCCGCGCAACCCTTCCGGGCGCCTGTGCGCAGAGCTGGAGTTCGGCATGGCAGCCTACGTTAACCCGGAAGTGATCGGGTGGCACGCACCGCCCAGCGCAGCTTGGCGGCGGAAGAGCGGGGGTTCTTGCCCCGCTCTTCCGGCGTCGCCCGGACGACCTCGTCCGCGACGCGCGCGTAGAGCCCCGCTTCGAGGCCTGCCTTGAAGGCCTTTTTCACGCGCCGGTCCTCGCCGGAGTGAAACGTGAGGACCGCGGCGCGTCCGCCGGGCGCGAGGCAGAAGGGCAGATCGCGCAGAAACGCGTCGAGGGCCGTCAGCTCGTCGTTCACGAGGATGCGGATCGCCTGGAGGGTCCGCTGGAGGGAGGATTTCTTTGCTTCGGACGCATCACGCGAAGTTCGTCCTGCGTAGGCGAGCTCGACCGCAGCCGCGACGTCCGAGGTTCGGAGAAGAGGAAGAGAGAGCGGAAGAGGAAGATTTCTTTGAAGGTGAAGAGGGGAGGGGCCGCGGCGCGCTTCGATCGTCTCCTGCAGCGCCGCGGCGATCCCCGCCGCTTCTGGCTCGTCTGCCAACCTTCTAAGAAAATCTTCAATCTCCTCCCTCTTCATCCGAAGCAAAAGACTTCCGGCCGGTTGCCCTCGCTCAGGGTTCATCCGGAGGTCGAGGGGAACATCGTGCTTCCACGAGAAGCCGCGCTCCGGGTCGTCGAGCTGCATGGACGAGACGCCGAGGTCGGCGAGGATCAGGTCCGCTCCGCGCGCGAGGCCCTCCTCGTCGAGAAGCTTTCGGAGACCCGCAAAATTGCGCCTGACGGTCCGGATGGCGTCGGCGGCCCCGAGCTCGGCGGCTCGCTGCGCGAGCCGCGCGGACGCCTTCGGCAGTTCGACCGGGTCGACGTCCAGCGCGAGGAGCCGGCCGCCGGGGAGGATCCGCTTCAGGATCTCCGATGCGTGGCCGCCGTACCCGAGCGTCGCATCCACCGCGACGTCGCCCGGCGTGGGCGCGAGCGCCTCGAGCACCTCGGCGACGAGGACGGGCACGTGGCTTCCCGCCGGCGTCTTGCCGGAGGCGAGGACCTTCTCGCGCTCCTCGGGATAGCGTGCGGCGTCGCGCTCCTTGTACTTCTCGTCGAACCGCCGCGGGTGCGTCCCCGCGTAGCGCGGGCGCCTCTTCCGCGGCGGTCCGGGAGCCTCCGTCACCGGGGCAGGTCGACCGGCCTGCCGACCGCGTCCGGCAGCGCGACGCCGAGCCAGCGGCCGAGCGTTGGCGCGAGGTCGTAAGGCGTCGTCGCCGCGTCGGAGGCGCCGGCCTTCACGGCTCCCCAGAAGACGAGCGGCACGTGGGTGTCGTACTCGTGGTGCGTGCCGTGCATCGCCCCGCGGCCGGGGTTGTACGAGCTCATGACGCCGAAGCGGGGGATCACGAACGCGTCGCCGGAACGCTCCCTGTCGAAGTCGTTCAGCACGAACGTTTTCACGGGGCCCTCTGGCCACGCGGCGAGCGCCGGGACGGGGAGGACGTCCTCGATCTCCTCCTCCCAGACGCTCTTGACGATCTTCGGAAGGACGCGGTCGACGTCGGCGGACGTCACGGGCGAGCCCGCGGGCCCGCACGCTCCGGCGACGGTCTTGTACGGGAACGCCTTGCTGTAGAAGAGGCTCCAGCCGTCCACCGCGCCGACGATCTTCGCGGAGCGGTCGATGCAGAGCGCGTCGGCGAGCATCCGGTTCAGGCGGTCGCGCGCGTTCCCGAGCGAGTCGCGGCCCGTGTCGAGCCGCCCGCCCTTCGCGTTCTTGTCGAGGGCCTTTGCGACCTCGGGCATCGTCGGGAAGCCGTGGTCCGCCGAGAGCGCGAGGAGGACCGTTCCCTTCGGGTAGTTCGCCTCGAGCGCGTCGAGCACGCGCCCGATCTGGATGTCGAGGCGGCGCAGCGCGTCGCGAGACTCCTCGCTCTCGTCCCCGTAGTCGTGCGCGATGGGGTCGTGCCCCGAGAACGAGATCGCGAGGAGGTCCGGGACGTCGCCGTGGCCGAGTTCGTACCCGGAGTCGTTCAGGAACGCGAGAGCGAGGTCGGCCGTGACGACGTCTATGAAGGGGCTGCGGTAGATGCCGCCGAAGTAACCGTATGGGGAACCGGCCGGGACGCGGCCGTACGTCGAGAGGTCGTGCGGAAAGCCGAGACCGTGGACGGGGAGCTGGTAGCGCGAGACGACGGGTGCGGGAACGGCGGTCGGGTAGGACTTTGCCCCGGGCGTGGCCGCGGGCTCGGGGAGCTTGTCCCAAACGAGGCCGAGCCGCGCGGGCAGCATTCCGCCGGCCTGCGTGTCGTTGTACTTCTTCACGATCGCGGCGGCCGCCGGGGGCGGCCTGTACGCCGCGGACGTCTGGAAGCGCCCCGTCTCGCCGTCCCACCAGTACACGGCGTGTGCCGGGTTCTTCCCGGCGAGGAAGATCGAGCCGCGGTCCTTCGCGGAAACGGACACGACGCGAGCCGCCGGGAGCTTCTCCACGAGCCGGTCGCCGAGCGTCGGAACGCGGAGGTTCGCCGGACCCGCGATCTTCTTGCCGGCCGCGTCCCTCTGGTCGGTGCAGTAGACGTTCACGAGCCCGCCGCCCGGTCCCTGCTCGAACCAGCTGTTCAGGACGATGCCCGTGACGCGCGGCGGCGCGCCCGTGCCGAGAGACGCATGGCCGGGGCCCGTCTCCGTGTTCAGGTGCTGGTAGCGCGCGGCACGCAGGGCGAAGCCCTCGTCGAGAAGACGCTTGAAGCCCGACGTGTAGAGCGGGCGGTAGCTCTCGAGCCGGGCCTGCGAGAGGCCGTCGACCGAGATCACGACGGCGAGCTTCGGCTTCGCCGCCGATGCGGGCGCCGGTGACGCCGGGGCCGCGAGGAGCGCCGGGGTTGCGAGGACGAGGGCGAGGGCCAGCGGGGCCGCGGTGAGACGTCGCGTCATGCGCCCATCCTGCCACGGAGGAGCGTGTAAACGAGACGTTAAGTCCGCATGAAGGCCTTTGGTAATCTCCCCCCGCAACGGAGGCTCCGTGATCAAGCTGTTCCCCCGCGAGGAGACCTTCCTCCCGCAGTTCGTTCGCGCGGCGGACATCATCGTGGAAGCCGCGCGCGCCCTCGACGCGCTGGCCGGCGACTTCACCGACGTCTCTCTCAAGGTCGCCCGGATCAAGCACCTCGAGCACGAGGGCGACCAGGTCGCGCACCAGACGTTCGGGCTCCTTTCGCGCACGTGGATCACGCCGATCGACCGCGAGGACATCCACGCCCTGGTCAAGGCGCTCGACGACGTCCTCGACTTCATGGACGCCGCCGCGAACCGCTTCGTTCTCTACAAGATCCCGGCGCCCCGGGCCGGCGTCAAGCAGGCGACGGAGATTCTCGTCCAGTCGGCGGAGGCGATCCGCCGCGGGATGGGGTTCCTCGGCGACATGAAGAACTCGCCGGCAATCCTCGAGATCTGCGTCGAGATCAACCGGCTCGAGAACGAGGCGGACAGCCTGAACCGGATCTCGATCGGCGCCCTTTTCGACACGGAGAAGGACCCGATCACCCTCCTGAAATGGAAGGAGATCTACGAAGTCCTCGAGGAAGCGACCGACCGCTGCGAGGACGTCGCGAACGTCCTCGAGCAGATCGTCCTGAAGTCCTCGTAGCGCCCACGACGATGTCTTTCGTCCTTTTCGTCGTCTTCGTCGCGCTCGCCTTCGACTTCATCAACGGCTTCCACGACGCCGCGAACTCGATCGCGACGGTCGTCGGAACGCGCGTCCTGACGCCGAAGATCGCCGTCGCCTGGGCCGCCTTCTTCAACTTCGTCGCGGCGTTCGCGCTGGAGACGCGCGTCGCCAAGACGATCGGCAAGGACATCGTGAATCCGGCGGTCGTCGACCCGCTCCTCATCCTCGCGGCGCTCATCGGCGCCATCGTCTGGAACCTCCTGACGTGGTGGTGGGGGCTTCCGTCCTCGTCCTCCCACGCCCTCATCGGCGGCTTCGCGGGCGCGGCCGTCGTGAAGGCGGGCCCCGGCGTCCTCGTGATGCACGGACTCGTCAAGACGCTGGTCTTCATCGTGCTCTCGCCGATGCTCGGCATGCTCCTCGGCTTCCTGCTCTTTCTCGCCGCGACGTGGATCTTCCGGCGGGCGCGGCCCGAGCCGCTCGACAAGGCGTTCCGCAAGGTGCAGCTCGTCTCGGCGGCGGCGTTCTCGTTCGGGCACGGGATGAACGACGCGCAGAAGACGATGGGAATCATCGCGGTGCTGCTCTTCTCGACGGGACACCTGAAGTCGATGGAGATCCCGTTCTGGATCGTCCTGATCTGCCACGCGGCGATCGGCCTCGGGACGCTGACGGGCGGCTGGCGGATCGTGCGGACGATGGGGATGCGGATCACGCAGCTCAAGCCGATCGGCGGCTCGTGCGCCGAGTTCGCGGGCGCCGTCACGCTCATCGGGGCTTCGCTCGGAGGCATCCCGGTGTCGACGACGCACACGATCACGGGCGCGATCATGGGCGTCGGCTCCGTGCGCCGGCTCTCGGCGGTGCGGTGGGGCGTCGCGCGGACGATCGTCTTCGCGTGGATCCTCACGATTCCGGCGTCCGCCGTCGTGGCCGGGCTCGTCTGGCTCGCGGCGTCGGCCCTCGCGCGCTGAACGGGAGCCGCTCGCGGCTCAGGACTTCGGCTTTGCGGGCGAGGGCGCGGGCGGGCGGGTCTGCACGCCGCTCTTCGTGCGGTCGCGCTTCTTGCGCAGCAGCTTTCCGAGCGAGACATTGACCGGGTGGTTCCGGGGGAGGAACGCGACGGCGTTCTTCTCGCGCCACCCGATCTCGCCCCGCAGCTCGAGGAGGATCTGGCTGTTCGGAACCTCCTTGAGACCCCGGTCGATGGCCTGAACCGCCTTGAGGCGGTTGTTGCCCGTCAGCCAGATGCGCGCGAGGTGCGCGAAGTGCTCGGCCTGGTACGGCTCCTTCTGGATCGCGATCTCACAGAAACGGGCTCCCTCCTGGACGCGCGAATGGTCGGACTTCGCGAGCGCGAGGCCGTAGTACGAGAACATGCGGCCTCGGGCCTGGATCCGCGCGACCGGCTCCTCGGCGTCGGTCTCGATCCTGAGCATGTTTTCCTTCAACTCGGGATCGGCGGCGAAGATCCTGTAAGCCTCGGAAAGGAGAACGAGCGCCTTCTGCCACTTCTGCTCGCGCACCGCCGCGACCCCGAGCTTCGTGAGCAGCATCGGGTCGCTTGTGCCGGCTTCCGCCAGCACATGGGCCGGGATCACGCTGTTTTCACGCACGGCTCGCTTTGAAGTGTCGGCCCCCCGCCGCGCGGCGTCAAGGCGCCGCCTCCGGGGTATCGTCGGGGCATGCAGACGCTGACGCTCGCCCGGGGGCGCGAGGCCGCCGCGAAGCGCCGCCATCCGTGGCTCTTCTCGGGCAGCCTCACGCGCGGCGCGCCCGTCCCCGGAGGCGCCGTGGAGGTGCGGGACGCGGACGGCCGGTACGTGGGCCGCGGGTTCGCGTCGCCGTCGTCGCCGATTGCGGCGCGCGTCTGGACGTTCGAGGACCGCCCGCTGGATGCGGCGCTCGTCGCCGGGCGGCTCGACGCGGCCGTCGCGCTGCGCGCGGCCGTGGTCCCGCCCGACACGGACGGCTACCGCCTCGTGAACGCGGAAGGCGACTTTCTGCCGGGTCTCGTCGTGGACCGCTACGGCCGCGTTCTGTCCGTGCAGGCGACGACGGAGGGGACCGAGCGGGCGCGCGACCTCTGGCTGCCGGCGCTCGCGGAGCGGTTTCCCGGCGCGACGATCGTCCAGCGCAACGACCTTCCCTCGCGCAAGGGCGAGGGCCTGCCGCTCGAGGACGAGGTGCTTCTGGGCGGGCCGTTGCCCGCGCGCGCCGCGTTCCGCGAACGCGGGCTGAACTTCGTGGCCGAGCTCGCGGGCGGCCAGAAGACGGGCTTCTTTCTCGACCAGCGCGAGAACCGGCACCTCGTGCGCGGGCTCTCCGCCGGGCGGCGCGTCCTGAACCTCTTCTCGTACTCCGGCGCGTTCGGCGTCGCGGCGCTCGCGGGCGGCGCGTCCCGCGTCGTCCACGTGGACGTCTCGCAGCCCGCGCTCGACCTCGCGCGCGAGAACCACCGCGCGAACGGCCAGCGCGTGGACGAACCCGGTGCCGAAGCCGAGTCCGTCTGCGCGGACGTCTTCGAGGACCTGCGGGTCCGCGCGGCCGCGCGGGAGACGTGGGACCTCATCGTCACGGACCCGCCCGCGTTCGCGAAGAGGCGCGGCGACGTGGACCGCGCCTGCCGCGGCTACAAGGACGTGAACCGCCTCGCGTTCAAGCTCCTCGCGCCCGGCGGGTTCCTCCTCGCGTGCTCGTGCTCGGGCCCCGTGGACGCCGATCTCTTCCAGAAAGTGATCTTCTCGGCCGCGCTCGACGCGGGCTGCGAGGCGCGCCTGCTCGAGAAGCGCGGCGCGGGCCCGGACCACCCCGTGTCGATCGACTGCCCCGAGGGTGAGTACCTGAAGGCGTTCCTCCTCTCGCGCTGACGGGGCCGTGGCACGCGCCGTGCAAAGGCGAGGCGCCATGCGAGTTGCGAGATCTCTACGGGCCTCGCTCCTCTTCGTCTCGTTCCTTTCGTACGCCCAGGTCCCGCCCGAGGCGCCGCGCATGGCGGGTGCCGTGGAGACGTCGCTCGTCGAGATCGACGCCTTCGTGACCGATCGGGACGGAAAGCCCGTGCGCGGGCTCGGGGCCGCCGATTTCGAGGTCCGGGTCGGGGGGCGCCCTGCCGAGATCGCGGGGGTCTCGGAAACCGCGAGCACGGCGGCCGCGCCCGAGCTCGCGCCACAAGCCGCGGAGCCCCTGCGCAGGCCGGCCGAGGAGCCTTCTCGGCCGTTCGTGCCCGCAGCGCGCCCGCCGCGCCACATCGTCCTCTTTCTCGACCGGCTCGAGCTGCCCGACAAGATCGACGCGAAGGGCACGTTCGAGGCGCTGCGCGAGCTCTTGCGCGCCGCCATGGGGCCCGGCGATGCGGCGTCGATCGTGTCGTGGGACCGCCGTGCGAAGGCCCTCGTCCCCTTCACGGCGGATGCCGTGACGCTGGACCGGGCGCTCGAGGCCGAGATGCAGCGGAGCTTCCGCCCTTCGGAAGAGGAGCAGACGCGCGACCGCATCCAGGACGAGTTCGCGGCTTCGGCGACGCAGCCGCCCGGTGCGGGCGCCGCGGCGGGAGAGGATGCCCGCAGCTTCACGAAGCGAGTGGCCGCGGCCGAGGCCTATGCGCGGATCCGGGCAAAAGCGGGCGCGCTGCGCGCGGTAATTGCGACGCTCGGCGGGCTTCCGGGCCGCCGAGTCCTCGTGTTCGCGAGCCAGCGCTTCTCCCTCCTGGCGGGGCTCGAGTTCTTCCTCGACCGCAGGAGCGGTCCGGATCTCCCGGCGAACGCCCGCGAGTTCAACACGCGGGGATTCGTGGATTCGGTGATCGAGGCCGCGAACGCGAACGGCGTCGTGCTCTATCCGTTCTTCCCGACTGGCTACACCGGGGGGCGCCTGTTTCCCGTGTCCGCCGCGGACCGTCCGACCTCCTATCCTCGGATCCAGTCCGGTGTCATGGGCGCGGATGCCGCCACGCGCGTGATGAACGAA
Coding sequences within it:
- a CDS encoding VWA domain-containing protein — encoded protein: MRVARSLRASLLFVSFLSYAQVPPEAPRMAGAVETSLVEIDAFVTDRDGKPVRGLGAADFEVRVGGRPAEIAGVSETASTAAAPELAPQAAEPLRRPAEEPSRPFVPAARPPRHIVLFLDRLELPDKIDAKGTFEALRELLRAAMGPGDAASIVSWDRRAKALVPFTADAVTLDRALEAEMQRSFRPSEEEQTRDRIQDEFAASATQPPGAGAAAGEDARSFTKRVAAAEAYARIRAKAGALRAVIATLGGLPGRRVLVFASQRFSLLAGLEFFLDRRSGPDLPANAREFNTRGFVDSVIEAANANGVVLYPFFPTGYTGGRLFPVSAADRPTSYPRIQSGVMGADAATRVMNETAALGPLAEQTGGRLAVGPVGARESVAGILGDLDHAYVLAVHLPPGRLGASLSVSVRAKDRRLTVRSRRSLVLKSAEDRVRDRVLSNLFRPDSASRIALSLAEAARVEVASGKRLVTIPLRVPFENLAGVPSARGRRVSLTFFVAVSGVDGSFSEVLTQKKSFEIPREDLDRARRGAFTYRLPVAIGRGDGRISVGVFDDVGRDAGFLLLEIEGAGAVRLQSMGRPGVARVLLHRVA
- a CDS encoding class I SAM-dependent rRNA methyltransferase; translation: MQTLTLARGREAAAKRRHPWLFSGSLTRGAPVPGGAVEVRDADGRYVGRGFASPSSPIAARVWTFEDRPLDAALVAGRLDAAVALRAAVVPPDTDGYRLVNAEGDFLPGLVVDRYGRVLSVQATTEGTERARDLWLPALAERFPGATIVQRNDLPSRKGEGLPLEDEVLLGGPLPARAAFRERGLNFVAELAGGQKTGFFLDQRENRHLVRGLSAGRRVLNLFSYSGAFGVAALAGGASRVVHVDVSQPALDLARENHRANGQRVDEPGAEAESVCADVFEDLRVRAAARETWDLIVTDPPAFAKRRGDVDRACRGYKDVNRLAFKLLAPGGFLLACSCSGPVDADLFQKVIFSAALDAGCEARLLEKRGAGPDHPVSIDCPEGEYLKAFLLSR
- a CDS encoding inorganic phosphate transporter, giving the protein MSFVLFVVFVALAFDFINGFHDAANSIATVVGTRVLTPKIAVAWAAFFNFVAAFALETRVAKTIGKDIVNPAVVDPLLILAALIGAIVWNLLTWWWGLPSSSSHALIGGFAGAAVVKAGPGVLVMHGLVKTLVFIVLSPMLGMLLGFLLFLAATWIFRRARPEPLDKAFRKVQLVSAAAFSFGHGMNDAQKTMGIIAVLLFSTGHLKSMEIPFWIVLICHAAIGLGTLTGGWRIVRTMGMRITQLKPIGGSCAEFAGAVTLIGASLGGIPVSTTHTITGAIMGVGSVRRLSAVRWGVARTIVFAWILTIPASAVVAGLVWLAASALAR